In Crassostrea angulata isolate pt1a10 chromosome 4, ASM2561291v2, whole genome shotgun sequence, one genomic interval encodes:
- the LOC128182161 gene encoding uncharacterized protein LOC128182161 → MLKSELDVPIDETVFWTDSMAVIRYIRNTSSRFHTFVANRLAVIHEGSLPDEWRYINTKQNPADLASRGMSANDILQGKHWITAPEVLLAKNDSWAEKPMELSDEIPVDDPEVKKITVRAVTHTRESCDNHVDSVERLLNYHSSWYKLKKSVAWILKIKKKLFLRTRRNTQLENQAAETCLSAEDLQEAEVAILKFIQRKSFASEIEELKKGHPVKLSSNVRKLDPILDDGLIRVGGRLHRASMPLETKHPIILPKDHHVSNLILRQIHCELKHSGRNHMLSILRQKYWLIHAPSFIRKLISKCIVCRRQRARVGEQKMAQLPEDRLIPDEPPFTRVSVDYFGPFEVKLKRSHVKRYGVIFTCLASRAVHLEVASSLTTDSYINALRRFIARRGQVKKIRSDNGTNFVGANRELRNSINDWNVSQIHEAMLQKNIDWHFNPPAGSHHGGVWERIIRTIRKVMNSVLREQILDDEGLNTLMCEIEAILNDRPITKNSDHHNDLEALTPNHLLLMRQQPNLPPGVFTKSDNYCRRRWRQVQYMANLFWNRWVKEYLPLLQERQKWHEVKRNLKIGDVVLVVDSNSPRNSWPMGVVLENVPDRFGLVRQVKVKTTTNTLMRPIDKLCLILEMDEPSV, encoded by the coding sequence ATGTTGAAGTCCGAGTTAGATGTACCTATAGATGAAACTGTGTTTTGGACAGACAGCATGGCAGTTATTCGGTATATAAGAAATACCTCATCTAGATTTCACACTTTCGTCGCAAATAGACTTGCAGTGATTCACGAAGGCTCCTTACCTGATGAATGGCGATACATCAATACCAAACAAAACCCTGCTGATCTTGCATCAAGAGGCATGTCCGCTAATGACATTCTTCAAGGAAAACATTGGATAACAGCACCTGAAGTCTTGTTAGCAAAAAATGATAGTTGGGCTGAAAAACCAATGGAACTTTCTGATGAGATACCTGTTGACGATCCAGAGGTAAAAAAGATCACAGTGAGGGCAGTTACTCATACACGTGAATCCTGTGATAATCATGTTGATAGTGTTGAAAGACTCTTGAACTATCATTCCTCATGGTACAAGTTAAAGAAAAGTGTGGCATGGAttctcaaaataaagaaaaaactgtTTCTCAGAACTCGACGCAATACACAATTAGAAAATCAAGCAGCTGAGACATGTTTATCAGCTGAGGACTTGCAGGAAGCTGAAGTTgctattttgaaattcattcaaagaaaatcatttgcATCAGAAATCGAAGAGCTGAAGAAAGGACATCCTGTGAAACTTAGTAGCAATGTCAGAAAATTAGACCCTATTCTTGATGATGGACTCATTCGTGTTGGTGGTCGATTGCACAGAGCAAGTATGCCGTTAGAAACCAAGCATCCAATCATCTTACCTAAGGATCACCACGTGTCAAATCTGATATTGAGACAGATCCATTGTGAACTGAAACATAGTGGTAGAAATCATATGCTTTCTATATTAAGACAAAAATACTGGTTAATACATGCGCCTTCTTTTATCAGGAAGTTGATTTCAAAGTGTATAGTATGTCGCCGCCAAAGAGCTAGAGTTGGAGAACAGAAAATGGCTCAGTTACCAGAGGATCGTTTAATACCTGATGAACCACCATTCACTAGAGTTAGCGTGGACTATTTTGGTCCTTTTGAAGTGAAATTGAAGAGAAGTCACGTCAAACGTTATGGTGTTATCTTTACTTGTCTTGCCAGTCGTGCTGTGCATTTAGAAGTTGCGTCTTCTTTGACTACAGATTCCTACATCAACGCTTTACGTCGTTTCATTGCACGCAGAGGTCAGGTGAAGAAAATACGCTCGGACAATGGGACAAACTTTGTTGGGGCCAATCGTGAACTTAGAAACTCGATAAACGACTGGAATGTGTCACAGATTCATGAAGCAATGCTACAGAAAAACATAGATTGGCATTTCAACCCCCCAGCAGGATCCCATCATGGAGGTGTCTGGGAGAGAATCATCAGGACCATAAGAAAAGTGATGAACAGTGTTCTTCGAGAACAGATCCTAGATGATGAAGGACTCAATACACTTATGTGTGAAATAGAGGCCATTCTCAATGACAGACCAATAACCAAGAATTCCGATCATCACAACGACCTAGAGGCTTTGACACCAAATCATCTCTTGTTAATGAGACAACAGCCAAATTTACCGCCAGGTGTGTTTACGAAATCCGACAACTACTGCAGACGTCGTTGGAGGCAGGTTCAATATATGGCCAACCTCTTCTGGAACCGATGGGTGAAAGAATACCTACCATTACTGCAAGAGCGTCAAAAGTGGCACGAAGTGAAGAGGAACCTGAAAATCGGTGATGTGGTTTTAGTGGTGGATTCGAACTCTCCTCGTAATTCCTGGCCCATGGGTGTGGTTTTAGAGAATGTTCCCGATCGTTTTGGACTGGTGCGACAAGTTAAAGTAAAGACAACAACGAACACTTTGATGCGTCCAATAGATAAACTGTGTCTTATTTTGGAAATGGACGAACCTTCTGTGTGA
- the LOC128182162 gene encoding uncharacterized protein LOC128182162, producing MKPRRRYAGEDQHKIALQEQHKAFLLVHRNMKEAKKKQKAQADKRSKDENFQIIDKWTFSDIIEPIPKGTRIHEKPRRSGRIATRKLTCNTGTISTKLAQQFLVEEKNEDYPWTKYYRPDPELARKYLEEKAAMSTQQRNAGDAPREVASPSAPTLYPRVPMMDE from the exons ATGAAACCTCGAAGGAGATACGCGGGAGAAGATCAACACAAGATCGCCCTTCAAGAACAGCATAAAGCTTTCCTGCTAGTACATCGTAATATGAAGGaagccaagaagaaacagaaagctCAGGCCGATAAGAGAAgcaaagatgaaaattttcag ATTATTg ACAAATGGACCTTTAGTGACATTATTGAACCAATACCGAAAGGCACTAGGATCCACGAGAAACCCCGACGGAGCGGAAGAATCGCAACTCGCAAATTGACCTGTAACACGGGGACAATTTCGACTAAACTAGCACAACAATTTCTTGTAGAGGAGAAAAATGAAGACTATCCATGGACCAAATACTATCGACCGGACCCAGAGCTGGCACGTAAATACCTGGAAGAGAAGGCCGCGATGTCTACGCAACAGAGGAACGCAGGAGACGCTCCGCGAGAAGTCGCCTCGCCATCCGCGCCGACCCTCTATCCACGGGTGCCGATGATGGATGAATAA
- the LOC128182163 gene encoding uncharacterized protein LOC128182163 has translation MADGATGETRPRTHTEKGLEYHLDRKSKYRRGCVNKLVSLSEDIEELLTTSTDVNEVKELYKKWLKVYDELLFTHESLQGLLKLSTGSGESDDKEFQDRNSRFHKVKDSVEQWFGKHSVQPTLKKIPSDVKSRLSSASRTSSQISLEKLKESQRKAELLAKASALDEQRKLEAAKLELKMKEEELKIKTELQISDARSKLLEELEKSELRDQELENSLINENIDRIVTFDLDRENEFTCDNSTPRIPHRSVQRLVRPELSTPIYEPSSEIQTVARELNKPKADLQKFDGNPMNYTRFLRQFNARICSNTESYEERLNYLLQFTVGEAQRIVSGYSYLDAERGYKAALEELKDRYGDPDIIAQAYVKKALDWPPVKPDSAKTLDQFAIFLRECQYAVENIDTGRVLEYSKNLKLLVKKLPFYLHDKWRSCVYELKEKKQAVKFHHLADFVRKEAKKATDPIYGREIMSSSANKRFQDQKKSEAHKNFAVKTNTRSFYDNSATQMKPVFKHCTFCNGAHSLDMCLSITILPLKDRYAFLKTNGLCFACLRYGHVKTNCRQRMTCAHCKKYHPSILHVDPRQNEGTNGASTSREHTDSENPLFAMSSTVHMGAGKQALPIVPVRVKSKFSDKYLETYAFLDSGSNATFCLEDIARLLKLEGRKMNLNLTTMGQQHTQTSHVISGLEISDINGVNVLELPPVYTQPTLPASRTDVISPEDIENYPHLSDIELPRIDSDVGILIGVNVPRAMEPWDVITSVDNGPFAVKTLLGWVINGPLEIHATSNETYVSVNRVDAKLMNNLEEQIRNQFNHDFNERTIDDKCEPSKEDRRFLECVSNSIHFEDGHYVISLPFKSENLCLPNNRKQVEQRLSSLQKRFSRDENFHKEYCVFMNKILEEGYAVKVPDEKVIQDDGQVWYLPHHGVYHPKKKKLRVVFDCAARYQGTSLNEQLLQGPNLTNTLIGTLLRFRQDEIVIMGDIDSMFYQVKVPQEDASFLRFLWWEDGNPRKRIIEYQMVVHLFGATSSPSCANYALRKTAHDYKGLYNTEVINTVLKNFYVDDCLKSVKTVTEASSLLCDLQDLLMRGGFHITKWISNSREVMTYIPVSRRAKEVKDLDLENDTLPIDRALGVQWCVENDVFCFKMDIKDQPLTRRGILSMVSSVFDPLGFLAPFTLKAKCLLQELCKLQLGWDEKIPGHLAQQWNEWLQDLERLSDFKVSRCYKPVGFGEIKSVQLHHFADASERGYGTVSYLRQENFDGAVHCSFVIGKSRVAPLKHVNR, from the coding sequence ATGGCGGATGGTGCTACAGGAGAGACAAGACCTAGAACTCATACCGAGAAAGGTTTAGAATATCATCTCGATCGTAAGTCTAAGTATCGTAGGGGATGTGTAAATAAACTGGTGTCTTTGAGTGAGGATATCGAAGAATTATTGACAACATCAACAGATGTGAATGAAGTCAAAGAACTGTACAAGAAATGGCTGAAAGTTTACGATGAACTTTTATTTACACATGAAAGTCTTCAGGGCTTATTGAAACTTTCGACCGGAAGTGGAGAAAGTGATGACAAAGAATTTCAGGACAGGAATTCCCGATTTCATAAAGTGAAAGATTCTGTAGAACAGTGGTTCGGGAAACATTCAGTGCAACCTACTCTAAAGAAAATACCATCTGATGTGAAATCGAGACTGTCGAGTGCATCGAGAACTTCAAGTCAAATTTCACTCGAGAAATTAAAAGAAAGTCAACGAAAAGCAGAACTGTTGGCCAAAGCATCAGCTTTAGATGAACAACGAAAATTAGAAGCGGCTAAACTGGAGCTGAAAATGAAAGAAGAAGAATTGAAGATTAAAACTGAACTTCAGATAAGTGATGCACGATCCAAATTATTGGAAGAATTAGAGAAAAGTGAACTCCGTGACCAAGAACTAGAAAACTCCCTCATCAATGAAAATATAGACAGAATTGTAACTTTTGATCTTGATCGTGAGAATGAGTTCACATGTGACAATTCTACTCCGCGCATTCCTCATCGATCTGTGCAACGTTTAGTTAGACCAGAATTGTCAACACCCATATATGAACCAAGCAGTGAAATACAGACTGTCGCTCGTGAATTGAACAAACCAAAAGCTGATCTACAGAAGTTTGATGGAAACCCTATGAATtacacaagatttctcagacaATTCAATGCCAGAATTTGTTCTAATACGGAATCATACGAAGAACGGTTGAACTATCTATTACAGTTTACTGTTGGTGAAGCACAAAGAATCGTTTCTGGTTATTCATATCTGGATGCTGAACGTGGCTACAAAGCAGCACTGGAAGAGTTGAAGGATCGTTATGGAGACCCTGACATTATAGCGCAAGCATATGTGAAGAAAGCTCTCGATTGGCCTCCAGTAAAACCGGACAGTGCAAAAACTTTAGATCAGTTTGCTATATTTTTGCGTGAGTGTCAATATGCTGTTGAAAACATTGATACTGGTCGTGTACTGGaatattcaaaaaatttgaaactgTTAGTGAAGAAATTACCATTTTACCTTCACGACAAATGGCGAAGCTGTGTATATGAACTGAAAGAGAAGAAACAAGCTGTGAAGTTTCACCATCTTGCTGACTTTGTTCGCAAAGAAGCCAAAAAAGCAACAGATCCTATATACGGAAGAGAAATTATGAGCAGTTCAGCCAACAAACGTTTTCAAGACCAGAAGAAATCAGAAGCACATAAAAACTTTGCTGTGAAAACCAACACAAGATCTTTCTATGATAACAGTGCTACACAGATGAAACCAGTTTTCAAACATTGTACATTCTGTAATGGAGCCCATTCATTGGACATGTGTTTGAGCATTACTATTCTACCTCTTAAAGACAGATATGCATTCTTGAAAACAAATGGACTGTGTTTTGCATGCTTGAGATATGGACATGTGAAAACTAATTGTCGACAAAGAATGACATGTGCTCATTGTAAGAAGTATCATCCATCCATTCTTCACGTTGATCCTCGACAGAATGAAGGAACAAATGGAGCTTCAACTTCAAGAGAACATACTGACAGTGAGAACCCTTTGTTCGCTATGTCATCTACAGTTCATATGGGGGCTGGAAAACAAGCGCTACCTATTGTGCCGGTCAGAGTCAAGTCAAAGTTCAGTGACAAATACCTGGAAACATATGCTTTCCTTGACTCAGGAAGCAATGCCACATTCTGTTTGGAGGACATTGCAAGATTGTTAAAACTGGAGGGAAGGAAGATGAACCTCAACCTTACGACAATGGGCCAACAGCATACTCAGACTTCTCATGTGATTTCCGGGTTAGAAATATCCGACATCAATGGTGTGAATGTGTTGGAACTTCCTCCGGTCTACACACAACCTACTTTACCTGCATCGAGGACAGATGTGATTTCTCCAGAGGATATTGAGAACTATCCACATCTCAGTGATATTGAACTTCCCAGGATTGACAGTGATGTTGGAATTCTGATTGGAGTCAATGTGCCTAGGGCAATGGAGCCTTGGGATGTTATAACCAGTGTTGATAATGGACCGTTCGCTGTAAAAACTTTGCTAGGCTGGGTGATAAATGGCCCACTCGAAATTCATGCGACTTCGAACGAAACATATGTGTCCGTTAATCGTGTAGATGCAAAACTAATGAACAACTTGGAGGAACAGATTCGCAATCAGTTTAATCATGACTTTAATGAAAGAACTATTGATGACAAGTGTGAACCCTCAAAGGAAGACAGAAGATTCCTAGAATGTGTGTCAAATTCTATTCATTTTGAAGACGGACATTACGTTATAAGCCTTCCATTTAAGTCAGAAAACTTGTGTTTACCTAACAACAGGAAACAAGTTGAACAAAGACTGTCTTCACTTCAGAAACGATTCAGTCGTGATGAAAACTTCCACAAAGAATACTGTGTATTCATGAACAAGATTCTTGAAGAAGGATATGCTGTCAAAGTTCCAGATGAGAAAGTTATTCAAGATGACGGACAAGTGTGGTACCTACCTCATCATGGAGTATACCATCCTAAGAAGAAGAAGTTGAGAGTTGTGTTCGATTGTGCAGCTCGATATCAGGGAACTTCATTGAACGAACAACTGTTACAAGGACCGAATCTCACAAATACTCTGATTGGTACACTCTTAAGATTCAGACAAGATGAGATAGTGATCATGGGAGACATCGATAGCATGTTTTATCAAGTGAAAGTACCACAGGAGGATGCAAGTTTCCTTAGATTCCTATGGTGGGAGGATGGAAATCCTAGAAAACGCATAATTGAGTACCAAATGGTAGTACATTTATTTGGTGCGACATCATCGCCAAGTTGTGCAAATTATGCTTTGAGGAAAACAGCGCACGATTACAAAGGACTTTACAACACTGAAGTCATCAACACTGTCCTTAAAAACTTTTATGTGGATGACTGTTTGAAATCAGTGAAAACCGTAACTGAAGCATCTTCTCTGTTGTGTGATTTGCAAGATCTTCTTATGAGAGGAGGATTTCATATTACTAAATGGATTAGTAATAGCCGAGAAGTTATGACCTATATTCCAGTCTCAAGGAGAGCAAAGGAAGTCAAAGACTTGGATTTGGAAAATGATACCCTTCCCATCGATAGAGCCCTGGGAGTTCAGTGGTGTGttgaaaatgatgttttttgtttcaagatggacattaaagatCAACCCTTAACGAGAAGAGGTATCTTATCCATGGTGAGCAGTGTGTTTGACCCACTGGGATTTTTGGCCCCGTTCACTTTAAAAGCAAAGTGTTTACTACAAGAACTTTGTAAACTTCAGCTAGGATGGGATGAGAAGATACCAGGACATCTCGCACAACAGTGGAATGAATGGCTACAAGATCTAGAGAGACTTTCTGACTTTAAAGTGTCAAGATGTTATAAACCTGTTGGATTCGGAGAAATAAAGTCCGTACAGCTACATCACTTCGCAGATGCCAGTGAACGTGGATATGGAACTGTATCCTACTTAAGACAGGAGAACTTTGATGGTGCAGTTCATTGCTCATTCGTTATAGGCAAGTCACGTGTCGCTCCATTAAAacatgtaaacagatag